In bacterium, the following proteins share a genomic window:
- the xseB gene encoding exodeoxyribonuclease VII small subunit: MAKKEEMTYSNALAELEEIVALIENEDIEMDSLLEKVKRASLLLKVCRAKLRETEEEVKKVLVDIGEEKEE, translated from the coding sequence ATGGCAAAAAAAGAAGAAATGACATATTCCAACGCCCTTGCTGAACTTGAAGAGATAGTTGCTCTGATTGAAAATGAAGATATAGAGATGGACAGTCTTCTTGAAAAGGTTAAAAGAGCTTCGTTGTTGCTAAAAGTATGTAGAGCAAAACTAAGAGAAACGGAAGAAGAAGTAAAAAAGGTACTTGTGGATATAGGCGAAGAAAAGGAAGAATAA